Within the Oceanispirochaeta sp. M1 genome, the region ACAAACTTTCCAGTTGAATTTTCTATAGTAGATTACCATGAAAGTCTGTAATTCTACTTAATTGCTGGTTATGAATCACACTTCAGTATTCTCTTCAATATGTGAAAATACTGCTTCTAAATATTCTTTTCCATAATCAAAAAAAGTCCTATTTTCAATCATAGTTTCTAATTTATCTATAGAGATCCACATTGCGTCTAACACTTCTTCAGGATCAATAACAACATCATCAATTGAGCCATTCCATTTAGAAATGAACACATCTAAAATATAGTTTTCTTCTTTCCTGGTATTGATAATGGATAATTCATTTTTTTTAATATCAATTCCCATTTCTTCTTTCATTTCACGGATTGCTGTTGTTTCACTATTTTCTCCAGCAATAGTGGTACCACCTGTACATGCCCAAATACCACCGAATTCCTCTGGCGGCTTATTTCTCTTTTGTATAAGAAGTTGATTTAAATCATTGTATATCCAAAAATGTATAACTAAATGGTACTCTCCGGGATTAAGTGATTCTCCTCTTATAATTTTTTTATTAATAAGAGTTCTGTTTTCATCATATAAATCTAAAATTTCCATTCTTAATTCCTAATGTATTTCTGTTTCTAAGAATCGCAATCATTCTTATTTCTCATTCCAATGCCGAAGGCTTTGTAACTTCTACTTAAGTAAATTACATTTAACTGGCGTTAATCATGCCTGCGAAGAAAAACAGATTGATCCATGAGAGTATTAAATACTAATCAATTTTTCGTTTTGTAGAAATTCAATTCCAAAAACTCATATTACCTAAATTTTATCAATCTAAAAGTTCATAATCATTAATAATGAATCACCATGTTTTTCTTTAAGTTCAAATCCTACTTTTCTATATAGTTTATAAGCTTCATTATCTTCAGAAACCATTAAACTAATGCTATTAATACATTTTCCTTTAGCCTTTTCAATAAGTAAATTTAAAATTTCTGTTCCTATTCCTTTATTCCTATATTCATTCTTAATTCCAATCACCAAAACTGGCACTGAGTCTTCAATAAATCCTCTTATTGAATTACTTTTTTGATAATATCTTATCCATGCTGCCCCAATCTGATTAGAGCCATTAAGTGCTATCAATCCTAAATCCTGCTTCCTTTTACCCCAATCAATAAGGGAATTCATTACACCTTCAGCCTTAAGACCTTCTTCAAAATTTGGTGCATTTCCTTGCTTAATGGATCTCCAATATACAGCCTCAAATAGCATTTCTTTTAAATAATGAATATCTTCTGAATCTGCAACTCTGAAAGTAATTTTATTTTCCATATCTCCCTCATTCTCAGACTTACCACCATGGAAATCAGAATCTGCATTGCCTATTAATTCCCGTTTCCACTTTGAAATCATGTTTGGATGAGCCCCTGTGTCCTGGGCAATTTCACTAATAGTTTTTTCCTCTCGAAGGGCCATTTGTGCAATTCTGGCCTTCTCTAAATCACTCCACTTCTTCCGCATCAGTTCTACTCCTCTGCTGTTCAATTTTACAGCATCAATCTAATTCAGGAGCTGTAAGGCTTTATGGAATGGGAGCACGATATGACTGAAAGGAGGAGTTGCCAAGTTTTATCTGAGCTTTTACACAATTTCTATTAGGGATTAATTATCCATTTCAAATAGTGTGAATCCAGGTAAACTCATGTTTGTTATAATTAAGATGCATAACTGTACTATGTGGAATTTTAGCAAATTCGTCGATAACATCCCAATTAATTTCCCCTTGCATTTTTATGGTACAAATCATATTGCATACGAGACCACTATCCAGCCATGAATGTATCCAAGTAAGCAAACGCTCCGGATAACATATAATATCACTAAAAACCCAATCGAATGACCCCAATTCTTCTGGAGTAAGGGTGAACACATCATGCTTTAAAAAAGTTACTTTTTTATCGCTCATAAGAGATGGTGCAAGTTCTGATCGATCTATCGAGACCACATCACATCCTAGCTCACGCAAAACCCAGGCCCAACCTCCTGGAGAACCTCCAGCATCAAGGCAACGCATACCTTCAGAGGGCAAGGGTACGCCGTAGGGCTGCGGAAGCCCAACAATATCTGAGGGAGTACGAAAGCACCCTCCACCTACACTCGAAGCTCTGATAAGTGCCTCTTGTAATTTTAGATATGCTCGACTCGGCGGATTTTTATGATCTTCTTCCAGTACAAGAGCACCAGCAGGTAAATAGCTACTTGTTTTTGCCGATGC harbors:
- a CDS encoding NUDIX domain-containing protein; the encoded protein is MEILDLYDENRTLINKKIIRGESLNPGEYHLVIHFWIYNDLNQLLIQKRNKPPEEFGGIWACTGGTTIAGENSETTAIREMKEEMGIDIKKNELSIINTRKEENYILDVFISKWNGSIDDVVIDPEEVLDAMWISIDKLETMIENRTFFDYGKEYLEAVFSHIEENTEV
- a CDS encoding bifunctional helix-turn-helix transcriptional regulator/GNAT family N-acetyltransferase, with protein sequence MRKKWSDLEKARIAQMALREEKTISEIAQDTGAHPNMISKWKRELIGNADSDFHGGKSENEGDMENKITFRVADSEDIHYLKEMLFEAVYWRSIKQGNAPNFEEGLKAEGVMNSLIDWGKRKQDLGLIALNGSNQIGAAWIRYYQKSNSIRGFIEDSVPVLVIGIKNEYRNKGIGTEILNLLIEKAKGKCINSISLMVSEDNEAYKLYRKVGFELKEKHGDSLLMIMNF
- a CDS encoding SAM-dependent methyltransferase, which encodes MSNLIKSLTGIAFLAFPEMKERLLRELTVRFHIKSSQCKEYGDLIYCPGWELTPGSTKTPYGTYSLPYWSRTTYIEPFIAEFASIGEAARLLKNIQRSWASYQFTQFRRATLIQDKLHYINLKTRTFPCSIPASDIGAYTLLDQNTLFASAKTSSYLPAGALVLEEDHKNPPSRAYLKLQEALIRASSVGGGCFRTPSDIVGLPQPYGVPLPSEGMRCLDAGGSPGGWAWVLRELGCDVVSIDRSELAPSLMSDKKVTFLKHDVFTLTPEELGSFDWVFSDIICYPERLLTWIHSWLDSGLVCNMICTIKMQGEINWDVIDEFAKIPHSTVMHLNYNKHEFTWIHTI